One Polypterus senegalus isolate Bchr_013 chromosome 10, ASM1683550v1, whole genome shotgun sequence DNA segment encodes these proteins:
- the LOC120538125 gene encoding E3 ubiquitin/ISG15 ligase TRIM25-like — protein MSEAKSPESLDQFTCSVCLETLSDPVTTPCGHNYCMSCIELCWDKTGECRCPQCRQVFAPRPALHKNTLLAQVIENSKQEQSSDPQNCGVPGDVKCDVCNGRKRKAVQTCLTCLASYCETHIRHHRESEALKKHKLDEPTGNLEQRLCAEHNTAVELYCRTDQKCVCLLCAAIRHKEHELVELETERDQ, from the coding sequence ATGTCAGAAGCCAAATCTCCGGAGTCTTTGGATCAATTtacctgctcggtgtgtctggagACCCTCAGCGATCCGGTCACAACACCGTGCGGGCACAACTACTGCATGAGCTGCATTGAGCTCTGCTGGGACAAGACGGGAGAATGCCGGTGCCCTCAGTGCCGACAAGTCTTTGCGCCAAGACCTGCTCTTCATAAAAACACCCTGCTGGCACAAGTCATAGAGAATTCAAAGCAGGAGCAATCGAGTGACCCCCAGAACTGCGGGGTACCAGGAGACGTGAAGTGTGACGTGTGTAATGGGCGAAAGCGCAAAGCCGTGCAGACGTGCCTCACCTGTCTGGCCTCGTATTGCGAAACGCACATCAGACATCACCGGGAGTCCGAGGCGCTGAAGAAACACAAACTGGACGAGCCGACCGGCAACTTGGAGCAGAGACTGTGCGCGGAGCACAACACGGCGGTGGAGCTGTACTGCCGAACCGACCAGAAGTGCGTGTGCCTGCTGTGTGCAGCCATCAGACACAAGGAGCACGAGCTGGTGGAGCTGGAGACCGAGAGAGATCAGTAG